A region of the Bacillota bacterium genome:
CCTCTAACTCCTTGGGTATAGTATCAAAGTACCCTTTAGCTAGCAATATCAAGCCCGCCAGCGCCATAACCGTATCTACAAGTATAAGACTTATAATCTTATTCAATAGCCCCAAAGCATTTAATATCTGATGTATGGCAACCATGGAAAGGGTTACCGGAAATATCTGTATCAGCAATATGGTATTGAAGGCAACCTTTTTCCCGTAGAAATCCAACCGGGAAAATGTATAAGCTCCCAAAGAAGTAAGTACGACCGTTAGAACCATGGTACCTAAGGATATAATCAGTGAATTTTTTATCCAATCTAGAAACTGGTGTTTCGTAAAAAGGTCATAATAGTTCTTAAGCGTAAGTTCTTTCGGCAGGACACCTGTCTCAAGTGACATAACATTTTTTCCAAATGATATCACTATCATATAAAGAACCGGAATAAGCACTGATAATGCAAATATTAATAAAAACAAATTTACCAAAAAATATATAAGTTTCCTCTTACTTTTTCTTTTTATCTTACTATTGCTCTTAATCTTGTTCTCCACACAGTACCACCCTTCCAAAACAGTTAGAAATACAAGTTTTGTCTTTTGACCTACTCCTTAAGAAGCCTTTCGGAAATTTTCATGTTCACTAATGCAAATATAGCTACGAATATGAAAATAATAACAGAATATGCAGCAGCCAGGTCATACCTGAATACCCTAAAAGCCATGTTATACACATAAGTTAACAAAAGGTCCGTAGCGCCCGGATCTCCCAGGTTTTTTGCCGCCGGTTCACCTTTTGTTACAATGTATATTCCAAACTGGTTAAACTGCATAATAAATGCCATAATAAGTATCGGAACCATTCCCTTTAAAAGATGCGGAAGAGTTATACTTATAAAGCTCCTTAATGCCGAAGAACCATCTATTTGGGCAGACTCATAGAGATGGCGGGGGATGGCTTGCAGCATTCCCAGGGCAACTACTGTAAGGTAAGGGAAACTAAACCAGACGGTAATCAAGATAACAGATACTCTTGCCATAACAGGATGAGTTAGCCACGGTATTTTACCCAAGCCGACTGCCATAAGGAGCTTATTTACGAAACCATAATTTGTATTCAAAAGTCCTCTCCACATTAAGAGTGTAATAACCGAAGGTATTACCCAGGGAATTATAAATATGGTCCTATAAATTGCCCTGAGCTTGATATTGTTGTTATTCAATACAACTGCCAATACTGTTGCGACACAAAAAGAAACGATCACCACACTTGCTGCAAAAATAAAAGTCCATATAATAAGCTCTGATAGACCGGTAATATGTTCACCAAATATATACCTGTAGTTTTCTAACCCAACAAATTCATAGTTATTTATATGCAGTACGCTGTAATTGGTAAAGGAAAGCAATATATTCTGAATAATTGGTATAACATAAAAAATAAATATCAGAACTAATGCAGGAGCAAGTATTAAAAATGCTTTTACTGTTTCCTTAAATTTTTTCTGTTTTACAGTAAACTTTCTACGGCTTGGTTTTAACCTGTTTTCAATGTGTTTTTCGTCCGCCGTCATTTCAACCTCCTCCAATCCAAAGTGAGGGAAAGAGGGATGTACTCCCGCTTCCCCTCACACTTTCATTTGAACGCAACTTCGGACTTGCATTCCGCCTCACATTCAGGCTTGCTTTCATACTTACATTCGTCTTGCTTTCACTCTTGGTCTCACATTTCCGCTCCAATTCACACTCCACTGCTAATCCTGACTACCTTTTCATCTTTGAAATATCTTCTTTTATTTTTGCTTCAAACTCTTTCAATGCATCGGCTACCGGCTTATTGTTAAAGAATATATTATCCAAGGCTTGTTTTGAATAGTTCCAGATTACAGTCGCTTCAGGGTTAGATGGAAATACCTGGGACGACATACCAACATCAGCAAGCATTTTCAGGTTGGCGTCTGACTGTACATAGTTGCTATTGTAAACACTTTTATTTAAAGTGTTTCTCTGGCCGTTCTTAGCTTCTTTTCCGTTTGCAGCCTCATACAACCTCTGTAAGTGCTCATCCTTCATCATGTACTTGAAAAAAGCATCAGACTCTTTTGGATACTTAGAATTCTTATTTGCCATTATGCCCATTATGCTCCCTAAAGGTTTGCTGGCTGTTCCATCGTTATTGTTCGGCAGAGGAGCATATCCATAATTTATATTATTATCCTTATAACTCTGTGCATACCACAGTGCATAAATAATCATGGCAACTTTACCTTCTGCGAAACGCTGGCTGACTATGCTGTCATTCTCTTCAGATGTCTGCGTTGTAAGGCCTTTTTTCTTCAGTGCCAGCAATTCTTCAAAAGCTTTAACTGAACCTTCATTGGCTACTCCAATGTCATCAGGATTGAAAGAGCCGTCGGGATTTTTGCCAAAATAGTATCCCCCATGCCTTTCAATAAGTGGATAAATAAACCAATAATTAGTAGGGTCAATAAGAAAACCATATTGAGTAATATTGCCCTTTGAATCCTTTACAGTCAACTCCTCAGCTTTCTTAAAGAATTCATCCCAGGTCTTAGGGGGTTCACTTATAAGCTTCTTATTATAAACAATTCCGTATGCATCGGCAGAATAACCTACACCATAAAGCTTCCCTTTATATTTGAAAGCATCTATGGCAACCGAAACAAACCTATCAGCAAACTGCTGATCGACAAATTCAATAGGTCTTAAAGTATCTGCTTCAACAAGAGTACCAAGGTCAGCCGCTTGGGCTAGTATAAGGTCCGGTGCATCTGCCGAAGCTGCCGCAATAGGATACTTTTGTCTTATTTCAAAAAAGTTGTTGTCCAGCACCTGTACCTTGACACCTGTTTCTTTTGTGAATTCATCTGCTATGGCCTGCAACTCCTTATTTTCTTCAGGGAACAGGCTGAACCATATCTTAAGCTGTGCCTCTTTATTCAGCTGTTCTGTTTCTCCGGTTGCTGCCGTCTGATCGGAAACATCAGGCTCTTTTGAAGTATTTTCATTTGTTTTGTCAGAGTTGTCAGATTCTTTTGTTTTTGCACATCCGCTAAAAATTACAAATACTAATGCCAAAACTAAGATAACGCTTAATGCTTTTTTTAACATTACATATCCCTCCTTTAATCAACATTTTGCTCCTTTTGCTCAGCATCTTGAATGCTTTCTTATAAAATCAGTATTACGGTTTGCCTGTTCGATACTTTCGACTAGTGTACAAAAAGCAACATTTCCCTCCTTTGCTATTTCCATATTCTTCTCAACCATCTCAAAGGATTTGCAGTCAATGGAAAGACAGACATTGTTGGATTTTGCTATTAAATCCTTTAAGACGTTAATAGGCTCTGTTTGGTTAGGGTCTGTAGCAATCCATATGTTTTTTACATTTCTAAGCTTGCATAGTTCAGG
Encoded here:
- a CDS encoding extracellular solute-binding protein, yielding MLKKALSVILVLALVFVIFSGCAKTKESDNSDKTNENTSKEPDVSDQTAATGETEQLNKEAQLKIWFSLFPEENKELQAIADEFTKETGVKVQVLDNNFFEIRQKYPIAAASADAPDLILAQAADLGTLVEADTLRPIEFVDQQFADRFVSVAIDAFKYKGKLYGVGYSADAYGIVYNKKLISEPPKTWDEFFKKAEELTVKDSKGNITQYGFLIDPTNYWFIYPLIERHGGYYFGKNPDGSFNPDDIGVANEGSVKAFEELLALKKKGLTTQTSEENDSIVSQRFAEGKVAMIIYALWYAQSYKDNNINYGYAPLPNNNDGTASKPLGSIMGIMANKNSKYPKESDAFFKYMMKDEHLQRLYEAANGKEAKNGQRNTLNKSVYNSNYVQSDANLKMLADVGMSSQVFPSNPEATVIWNYSKQALDNIFFNNKPVADALKEFEAKIKEDISKMKR
- a CDS encoding sugar ABC transporter permease — protein: MTADEKHIENRLKPSRRKFTVKQKKFKETVKAFLILAPALVLIFIFYVIPIIQNILLSFTNYSVLHINNYEFVGLENYRYIFGEHITGLSELIIWTFIFAASVVIVSFCVATVLAVVLNNNNIKLRAIYRTIFIIPWVIPSVITLLMWRGLLNTNYGFVNKLLMAVGLGKIPWLTHPVMARVSVILITVWFSFPYLTVVALGMLQAIPRHLYESAQIDGSSALRSFISITLPHLLKGMVPILIMAFIMQFNQFGIYIVTKGEPAAKNLGDPGATDLLLTYVYNMAFRVFRYDLAAAYSVIIFIFVAIFALVNMKISERLLKE
- a CDS encoding ABC transporter permease subunit, whose product is MENKIKSNSKIKRKSKRKLIYFLVNLFLLIFALSVLIPVLYMIVISFGKNVMSLETGVLPKELTLKNYYDLFTKHQFLDWIKNSLIISLGTMVLTVVLTSLGAYTFSRLDFYGKKVAFNTILLIQIFPVTLSMVAIHQILNALGLLNKIISLILVDTVMALAGLILLAKGYFDTIPKELEESAFIDGANKGTVLVMIIIPLVKPMLAVIAVQSFVLAYNEYVIANVVMTGGFKSMPLAVGLRSMFEGQYGINWPRYCAAALIGSLPMLVLFFTLQQYFISGLTEGSVKQ